Proteins encoded together in one Plectropomus leopardus isolate mb chromosome 19, YSFRI_Pleo_2.0, whole genome shotgun sequence window:
- the LOC121958403 gene encoding uncharacterized protein LOC121958403, giving the protein MSVKIKVLNVLKDLTNNELDEFKWYLTNNDGEGSRRIPKCQVEGANRLNTVDCMVQMYGGEGAVETMSKILVRMDRNDLAVRFTQEKVVKTQDVKWMGKDLSCPVCSHIFTEPVTLHCGLSLCKACLDEDYREKHSRECPDCLQDKQLKPQTNTSLKSLSENFKRKDGQKNGLKLESTTSIQTSVQHFECSFRADNQSNIANPIMIGNKIGGHVIVQIFNQGSVVSSEVMEALDYDTLDNCAALPPSSQGCSSNLMASHQLLCCTSEGTSLETATLSDKTTVGDFFNSLSEVMDRYKFPPNMIYNVAGMGFTTNQTPKQVVAVSGKTEVGVIRPAERGKGVSVVCAVNATGNAAPPMFIFPGTEYSDHFITGAPPGSAGTATPSGQINENAFVEVLEHLVRHTNCSSYRPMLLVLQARMSQRAWDIAKEKGIIMLPIPPRTSHRLQPLHKTVFGSFKNFYRRALDGWYKSNPGKTPSIYQIPGCVNEAFMSAMTPRNICSGFKSTGISPFNRDIYSDADLEPYMLSDRPNPELQSAGDLPAVSASVSACAPPSGTDSHSSHAGYTSATKILPLPKSQQLLAQTRQRHVMTRNQIGTPCRSAGPETISTLHKPPQQSPLKKILLLLSLLSLIFIVFIIQRG; this is encoded by the exons atgtctgtgaaaatcaAAGTCCTGAATGTCTTGAAAGACCTGACCAACAATGAGCTGGATGAATTTAAGTGGTATTTGACCAATAATGACGGAGAGGGATCCCGACGCATCCCTAAGTGCCAGGTGGAGGGAGCGAACAGACTGAACACTGTGGACTGTATGGTTCAAATGTACGGCGGAGAAGGTGCTGTGGAGACCATGTCGAAGATTCTCGTAAGGATGGATCGTAATGACCTTGCAGTACGTTTTACTCAAG AGAAAGTCGTCAAAACCCAGGACGTAAAATGGATGGGGAAGGATCTGTCTTGTCCAGTTTGCAGTCACATTTTCACTGAGCCTGTGACACTGCATTGTGGCCTCAGCCTCTGTAAGGCCTGTTTGGACGAGGACTACCGGGAGAAACACTCTCGGGAATGCCCTGATTGTCTGCAAGATAAACAACTTAAACCTCAGACTAATACTTCTCTGAAAAGTTTGAgtgaaaactttaaaagaaaagatggaCAGAAAAATGGCCTCAAATTAG agtCAACAACCAGTATTCAGACCTCGGTTCAACATTTCGAATGCAGCTTCAGAGCTGACAATCAGAGCAATATAGCCAACCCCATCATGATTGGTAACAAAATTGGTGGTCACGTTATCGTCCAAATCTTTAACCAAG GCTCTGTTGTTTCCTCAGAGGTGATGGAAGCTCTGGATTATGATACCTTAGACAACTGTGCTGCTCTGCCGCCCAGCA gtCAAGGCTGTTCCAGTAATTTGATGGCAAGCCACCAGCTCTTGTGCTGTACGTCTGAAGGGACATCTCTGGAAACAGCCACACTCTCCGACAAAACTACAGTTGGGGACTTCTTCAACAGTCTGTCGGAAGTGATGGACAG GTATAAATTCCCTCCAAACATGATCTATAATGTTGCTGGAATGGGATTCACAACAAACCAGACACCAAAGCAGGTCGTGGCAGTAAGCGGGAAGACGGAAGTGGGCGTCATCAGACCGGCTGAAAGAGGAAAAGGTGTGTCTGTGGTCTGTGCGGTCAATGCCACCGGGAATGCAGCCCCTCCCATGTTTATCTTCCCAGGGACTGAATACAGCGACCACTTCATCACAGGAGCACCTCCGGGATCAGCTGGTACCGCCACCCCATCGGGTCAGATCAATGAGAACGCCTTTGTCGAGGTCCTTGAACATCTGGTTCGGCACACCAACTGCTCCTCTTACCGCCCCATGCTGCTAGTCCTTCAGGCCAGGATGTCACAGAGGGCGTGGGATATCGCAAAAGAAAAGGGTATTATTATGCTTCCAATTCCACCCCGCACGTCCCATCGCCTGCAGCCTCTGCACAAGACCGTTTTTGGTTCGTTTAAGAACTTTTACCGCAGAGCTCTTGATGGTTGGTACAAATCTAACCCAGGTAAAACACCCAGCATATACCAGATCCCTGGATGTGTGAATGAGGCTTTCATGTCAGCCATGACACCACGAAATATCTGCTCCGGGTTCAAGTCTACAGGGATTTCCCCTTTCAACAGGGATATTTATTCTGATGCAGATCTTGAACCGTACATGCTGTCAGACAGGCCAAACCCTGAGCTGCAGTCTGCAGGTGATCTACCTGCAGTTTCAGCCTCCGTCTCTGCATGTGCACCACCAAGTGGCACAGATTCGCACTCCAGCCACGCTGGATATACGTCTGCTACTAAAATTCTACCCTTACCCAAAAGTCAGCAGCTCTTGGCACAAACAAGGCAAAGGCATGTGATGACAAGAAACCAGATTGGTACACCTTGTCGCAGTGCTGGACCTGAAACAATCAGCACCCTACACAAGCCCCCCCAACAATCCCCcctcaaaaaaatattattactcttatcattattatctcTTATATTCATAGTATTTATTATTCAAAGGGGCTAA
- the LOC121958413 gene encoding LOW QUALITY PROTEIN: NLR family CARD domain-containing protein 3-like (The sequence of the model RefSeq protein was modified relative to this genomic sequence to represent the inferred CDS: substituted 1 base at 1 genomic stop codon) has translation MKTADEEQKSIANKTDNAARELVPTIQAAVHHFQPSYSAQSGGNVVAPSIIGSSIGNISISIISTGQGSVVSSEETLKSADSCGALQPQNNKITECQEKMKATLKRNFSHLLEGMTMDSNKIPLNKIYTELYITEGGSGEVNKEHEVRQIETASRIHEFQEKSIHCNQLFAPRLGRDCRVRTVITRGVAGIGKTVSANKFALDWAEERANTNLAFVFPLSFRELNLMRKAIISLVDLLSVFFPETKDTGIFTTGKNKMLFILDGLDESRLSLDFHKSEILSDVTQPTTIAVILTNLIRGRLLPLALVWITSRPVASSQIPLEYIDLVTEVRGFNNPQKDEYFRRKISDVSLANKLIAHVKSYRSLYIMCHIPVFCCMAASVFEKKLQTTDSKDTPKSLTQMYIHFVSLYVENMKKRLPGRRESNAECIRANLLSLGQLAFKELEKGHLIFYESDLILNGIKVTQASMFSGIYTQIFHEELTLCKEKMFSFVHLSVQEFFAALYVYLKFNNDNLNVLVKKSSASRRFLSRDSSELILYKEAVQKTLQSDNGHFDIFLRFLLGLSLESNQTLMKHLMTSNRTNPKTRTEIIKHLKEKIKENLSPDRCVNLFHCLNELNDHSLVEEIQSFLKSGSLNKTKLSSAQWASLVFVLLTSEEELSVFDLSNYSRSEEGLRRMLPVVKTAQVVKXCKCIGILTVACCKILATGISSSQIRELDLGNNNLTDAGITLLSGGLKNSKLVTLRLKSCNLTEHSADALASVISSASCQLTVLDLSDNDFQDVGVKKLSGGLGSPDCKLEKLTLSLCRVMEEGCIFLASALNSSRLKELDLSYNHPGASGLQLLSALQNDPRCSLQTLRVEQCGESRIQPGPKKYAKKLSLDPNTAHRDLSLSDGNRKATRWTEQPHPDHPERFDYWRQVLCTDGLTERCYWETEWDGRVFIGVAYRRMCRKGEGHDSWLGQNDSSWGLNCNKDGYSSWHKGMNAAVTIPPNSSRVGVYLDWSAGRLSFFRVSCGAATLLHTFHTSFTEPVYPAFRLGWVDSKVYLC, from the exons ATGAAGACTGCTGATGAGGAGCAAAAGAGCATTGCTAATAAAACAGACAATGCCGCTCGAG AGTTAGTTCCCACTATTCAGGCTGCGGTTCATCATTTCCAACCCAGCTACAGCGCTCAGAGCGGAGGCAATGTGGTCGCTCCCTCCATCATTGGTTCTAGCATCGGCAACATAAGCATCAGTATCATCTCAACAGGCCAAG GGTCTGTTGTCTCCTCAGAAGAAACCTTGAAGTCTGCAGACAGCTGTGGTGCTCTACAGCCCCAAA ACAATAAGATCACAGAATGTCAAGAGAAAATGAAAGCTACTCTGAAGAGGAACTTCAGCCATTTGCTCGAGGGGATGACGATGGACTCAAACAAGATACCTCTCAATAAGATCTACACAGAGCTCTACATCACTGAGGGAGGAAGCGGGGAAGTCAATAAGGAGCATGAGGTGAGACAGATTGAGACGGCATCCAGGATACATGAGTTCCAAGAGAAATCAATCCACTGCAATCAACTCTTTGCTCCTCGACTGGGGCGAGACTGCCGCGTAAGAACTGTGATCACGCGGGGAGTCGCTGGCATCGGAAAAACTGTATCAGCCAATAAATTTGCGTTAGACTGGGCTGAGGAAAGAGCCAACACAAACCTGGCATTTGTATTCCCGCTCTCATTTCGAGAGTTGAATCTGATGAGAAAGGCAATTATAAGTCTGGTGGATCTTCTCAGCGTTTTTTTCCCGGAAACAAAAGACACGGGAATCTTCACTactggtaaaaacaaaatgctcttCATCCTGGATGGTCTGGACGAGAGCCGCTTGTCTCTGGACTTCCACAAAAGCGAAATACTGTCCGATGTGACGCAGCCAACCACGATTGCAGTGATACTGACCAACCTCATCAGGGGTAGACTGCTTCCTTTGGCTCTTGTTTGGATAACATCTCGCCCTGTGGCTTCCAGTCAGATCCCGCTGGAGTACATTGATCTAGTGACCGAGGTGCGAGGGTTTAACAACCCTCAGAAAGACGAGTACTTCAGGAGAAAAATCAGTGATGTGAGCTTAGCAAATAAGTTGATCGCACATGTGAAATCCTACAGGAGTCTTTACATCATGTGCCACATACCTGTGTTCTGCTGCATGGCGGCAAGTGTCTTTGAGAAGAAGTTGCAGACGACAGACAGTAAAGACACACCAAAGTCCCTCACGCAGATGTACATACACTTTGTGTCCTTGTATGTGGAGAATATGAAGAAGAGGCTGCCCGGGAGAAGAGAGTCAAACGCCGAATGCATAAGAGCTAACCTCCTCTCGTTGGGTCAGCTGGCCTTCAAAGAGCTCGAGAAGGGCCACTTGATCTTCTATGAGAGCGACCTCATCCTCAATGGTATAAAAGTCACTCAGGCGTCCATGTTCTCAGGAATCTACACACAGATCTTCCACGAGGAGCTGACACTGTGCAAGGAGAAGATGTTCTCCTTTGTGCATCTGAGCGTCCAGGAATTCTTCGCTGCGCTGTACGTCTACCTAAAGTTCAACAACGACAACCTCAACGTCCTGGTCAAGAAGTCGTCTGCTTCAAGACGTTTCCTTTCCAGGGATTCATCAGAGCTCATCCTCTACAAGGAAGCGGTACAAAAGACTTTGCAGTCCGACAATGGACATTTTGACATCTTTCTGCGCTTCCTTTTGGGTCTGTCTCTGGAATCCAATCAGACTCTGATGAAACATCTAATGACCAGCAACAgaacaaacccaaaaacaagaacagagaTCATTAAACACCTAAAAGAGAAGATCAAGGAAAATTTGTCCCCAGACAGATGCGTAAATCTCTTTCACTGTCTGAATGAGCTGAACGACCACTCTCTCGTGGAGGAGATTCAGAGCTTCCTCAAATCGGGCAGTCTTAACAAGACCAAACTTTCTTCTGCGCAGTGGGCCTCTCTGGTCTTTGTTTTACTGACATCAGAAGAAGAGCTGAGTGTGTTTGATCTGAGCAACTACAGCAGGTCAGAAGAAGGTCTTAGGAGGATGCTGCCCGTGGTGAAAACAGCCCAAGTGGTAAAGTAA TGTAAATGCATTGGTATTCTCACCGTGGCCTGCTGTAAAATCTTGGCGACTGGCATCAGCTCATCCCAGATTAGAGAGCTGGACCTGGGCAACAACAACCTGACAGATGCAGGAATAACGCTGCTCTCTGGAGGACTGAAGAACAGCAAACTGGTGACACTCAG aCTGAAAAGCTGCAACCTGACAGAGCACAGCGCCGATGCCCTGGCCTCAGTCATCAGCTCAGCCTCCTGTCAGCTCACAGTCTTGGACCTGTCTGACAATGACTTTCAGGACGTAGGAGTCAAAAAGCTCTCTGGTGGACTGGGGAGTCCTGATTGTAAACTGGAAAAACTCAC TTTGTCCCTGTGCAGAGTGATGGAGGAAGGCTGCATTTTCTTGGCATCTGCTTTGAACTCATCTCGTCTCAAAGAGCTCGACCTGAGCTACAACCACCCAGGAGCCTCCGGCCTGCAGCTGCTGTCCGCTCTGCAGAACGACCCACGATGCAGCCTGCAGACACTCAG GGTGGAACAGTGCGGTGAATCCAGGATTCAGCCCGGTCCGAAGAAAT ACGCAAAAAAACTCTCTCTGGACCCAAACACGGCACACAGAGACCTCTCTCTGTCAGACGGAAACAGGAAAGCAACGCGCTGGACCGAGCAGCCACATCCAGATCACCCGGAAAGGTTTGATTACTGGAGGCAGGTGTTGTGCACGGACGGTCTGACCGAACGCTGCTACTGGGAGACCGAATGGGACGGCAGAGTTTTCATAGGAGTCGCCTACAGACGGATGTGCAGGAAAGGAGAGGGTCACGACAGCTGGTTAGGTCAAAATGACTCTTCTTGGGGGCTAAACTGCAACAAAGACGGCTACAGCAGCTGGCACAAAGGCATGAACGCTGCCGTGACCATCCCACCAAACTCCAGCCGAGTCGGAGTCTACCTGGACTGGTCTGCGGGGAGACTGTCCTTCTTCAGGGTCTCCTGTGGTGCAGCGACCCTCCTTCACACCTTCCACACCTCCTTCACTGAGCCCGTCTATCCCGCCTTTCGGCTCGGCTGGGTGGACTCCAAAGTGTACTTGTGCTGA